The genomic stretch TCAAACAGCGAGACAATCAGACAGATGCATTCGCTGTGGATAGGGTGAGTTGCGAAAATGAGTCCCGACACAACGGCGGCCATCTCGTTTCTGAAAAGAACCCTCGCCAGCGCAAACACCATGAACACGTTGAGCAGATGCAGAGAGAGAATGATGAGCCGGTAGCCTATGTAGTTGGACTCAAAAAGCGCAGTGCCGATGCGGAAGATGATCATCGCCGTGGGCCGGCAGAAGTTCCAAAGGCCGTTCCAGACCTGATCAACTAGCGCTGCAAAACTGAACGGCGACATGTGGGCGAATGTCTCGGGAATGGGAAAATCATCGAGACAAGTCCCGTAGATCAGCAGGGATAACAGGATGATCAGGGGCGCGAACACATACCACCGGGACAGAAATCTGGCCGCCCGCGACTCCCACGACATTAGTCCAGTTTCCATGCGAGTGATGCTATCAACCAGCCCTTGCCTATGCAAGCCGCCCCATCCATCTCCGCCTCCAAAACCTCTTACACGACCGGCGAAAGAACTGACAGGAAAAGTCCTTCTCCTCTCCTCTGTTTGAGATGATTACTCAAACGGAGACGCCATGAATCTCCTCCTTTTGCAGAACTATTGAAACACTACCCCACCGCAGCGTCGTGCCTGATGACCGGGGCGCCTGCGGCTGCTGATAATAGCGTTCTCGAAGAGCTGGGTCGGCGGCTAGAACGTGGCGGCGGCAAAAAAGAGGAGTAGAAGGGCCTGATTATTCGAGCGGGCAGGCTAGCGATGCTCGCGGAACTGGATGCCGTACACTAGGTCGAGCGTGCGGGACGGGGCCGGCGGGTCGAGCTGAATAGTCTCGACCGTTACATGCCCACTCCCTGTTAGCTTGACCGCAATCCTCTCTATCAGCCGCCGCTCAAACAGCCAATCCGTCCTGGAGCCTAGGTCTATGTTTACTCGCTCCGCTCGTTTCTTGTACTTGGGTCTTGCGCGCTGCCACCAGGACGCCGATAGCTCCGCGGACGGCTTCGTCTCGTTATACACTGGGATGACGGTCGGTGAATTGCTAATGACCTCCCGCTTCGGAAGGACAACCCACTCGAGCTGGCAGGTCGTCTCGCCCGACGGCTGCTCGATGTTGCCGACTAGCGTTACCGAGGTCACGTCCAGTGTAGAGAAGTTAAGGACCGGGCTTAGAAGCTTGATCGGCCCTCTGGAAAGGTCAAATGAGACCGTAGCATCAGTGCCTCGCCTTGCCGCATTGACAGTTTCTGCAAGCCCCGAATCGCCGGACATGATGGTCCACTCCGAGAGGAAACGCCCTCCCTGACCCCACACAAGGCTTGGCGGCCTGTACTTCTGCCTGCCCAGCTGCGACTCGAGCTGCCTGCATCTCGCCGCAACCTCCGGATTGGGCGCCACTTCCCGACCTTCGAGCGAAAAGACGAACTCCGGCCCCCGATGGTCCTCGAAAAGGTAATTGATGAGCCTTTCGCAGCGGAATCTGTCCTTGGTTGTGCAGTCGTAGCCATTTAGCAGCGACAGGTCGAATAGGGGGTCTATGTTGGCGAAGTAAAGGACTGTGCCAGGCTCGGGGATTCCAACAACCTCCCTGATCGACTGCAACGTCTTGCGGACGGGTATATAGTTGTCGCTCCAGGTGCACGTGTTGAGGTAGGCAAAAGGAATCTGAAGCACAAAGACGCCGATCGCGGCCACCGGCCCGAGCGCGGCAAGCCACCGCATCGACACGCCAAACTTCTCCCAAACCCGACTCCAGCCAATGACGAAGCACCACGCAACCGCCATACAATAGCCGACGCTTGGAATGTAACAGAATCGCTCCGCCGGCGGGATCCGGAGGACCGGGACAATGGTCAGCAGCATAAACAGAAGCGAGAAAAGATACCGTCTCTTGGCGAAGGGCAGGAATATCAGCAACACTACCCACATCTCATTGGGGAAAAGTGTCAGCCGCAGGTATTCGATAAGGTTTTGCAGCGTCCCCACGGGATCGCGAAGAAACTCACCCGCGTAGCCCACATTCTGCTCGTAGCGCGTGAGCCGGAAGACGAGGTAGCCGGCGAGTATAGCGAGGAACGGCAGCGAGCGCTTGATCGCAGCGGCAAGGGATGCAGCCAGTTTTGGCCTTTTGACGTGCAGAAACATGTCGTAAGCGAGCATGACCAGAGGTAGCACAATGCCGATCTCCTTGGCGCCGAGGCACAGGACCTCAAACACGCATGTGAGAAGACATAGGAGGCGTGCTGAGCGACGGCCTTGCTCCAGAGAGGATTCAATATATCGGTCGAAGGCGATCATCGTGGCGAGAAAGAAGGTCAAGCACGATGCATCATACATTGAAGCCAACAGGCAGACCACCTCGCTATGGATGGGATGCGCGGCGAAGAGCAGGCCCGACAGTGCGGCCGCGAGGTCGTTTTTCAACATGCGCCTCGCGAAGACGAGGACGAGATAGACGTTCGTCAGGTGCAGGAAGAAGAGGATGAAGTTGTAGCCGATGTAGTTGTTCTCAAAGAGGGCATAACCAAGTCGCCAGATGAGCATCGCAGTGGGGCGGCAGAAGTTCCACTGGCCGTTCCACACCTGATCGAAGAGCGCCCCGAGTGAGAACGGGAAGAAGTGGACGAATGCGACTGGCACGGGGAAATCATCGAGGCATTTGCCGTAAATAGCGAGCGAAAGGAGTATGATGAGGGGTAAAAAGATGAACCACCGAGATAGGACTCTTCCTACCTTCAATTGCCAAGTTGTCGGCTCTTCTACCATGCAACTTAGGCTATCAGCCGGTCTGAGCCTTTGCAAGACCAGCCGCTCAACCCCAAAATCAAATTGACGGTCCGCGAAGTTGTCTGTTGCAGCTGCTCGACACATAGATAGAGGAGTTCATGTTGCAGTCCGAACTGCTGCCTGCTTCACCTGCCGGGTGGAAATGAGGGACCCACGCTGCAATCCCCGACAGGGGATACCGTGGGTAGCCGTGCGTGCAACGCAACGGGAGGGTTATCATAGGGAGCTCTCCTCTTACCGTCAGGCTGCGCCTGCGGCTACCCATGGTGTGCCCTGTCGGGCACAATCTCATGCGCCCCATCCCCGAGGAGGCCACGACATTCCCCTCTTCAATCTGATTATTGGGGAGCCGCTCAAGGAAATGCGTGCATCCGTGCGGGTCGGCGGGTTGGCTGGCGCGGCAGCTATCGGCCGACGGCCAGACGCCTTCTGCGCCTCTGAAAAAGCGAGGCAAGCGGCGCGAGATAGTCGCCGGTGGTGGGGATGGTTACGAACTCGACTTTGCTGGAAAGGAGGTTTCGTCCTAGATTCTCGGCCTCCTTCGTGCGCTGCTCAGCAAACTCCTGCCTGAGCCGTACGTCGTTTGTGTCAATGACAGTTTTCTGGCCCGTCTCGGCGTCTTCTAGCGCCATAAGGCCCGCAGGAACCAGCTCCCTCTCCCTCGCATCCGAAATAACGCAGGCCGTGAGATCGTGCCGCCTCGAGGTCAACATCAGGTCCCAGACAAAATCGTCCGACGAGACAAAATCTGAGACCAGAAACACGATGCTCCGGCGTTTGAGAATCCTGTTCATATACCTCAGAGACTCTCCGATCTTGGTTTTTATCTCGAACTGTTGAGAGGTAAAGCCCGCCTTAACAAGGCCCTTGATATGTTTCGGCAGCTGGCGAAACGAGCCCAGGGAGCGGCGCCGTGCAGTGGGGGCAGCGTTCTCGTCCGGGCGCTCCTCTTGGGTCTTGGGATACAGTATCTCCCGAATCACTCGCATCCCGTGCCGCGCCCCCTT from bacterium encodes the following:
- a CDS encoding DUF58 domain-containing protein; its protein translation is MIPREILEKVRLIEIRARRLVDDVFSGQYESVFKGRGMEFEEVREYVPGDDIRTIDWNVTARMGELFVKKHREERELTVVLVVDVSDSLGFGSGEKLKSEVAAELCAILALSAINNNDRVGLLTFSDRALNYIPPKKGARHGMRVIREILYPKTQEERPDENAAPTARRRSLGSFRQLPKHIKGLVKAGFTSQQFEIKTKIGESLRYMNRILKRRSIVFLVSDFVSSDDFVWDLMLTSRRHDLTACVISDARERELVPAGLMALEDAETGQKTVIDTNDVRLRQEFAEQRTKEAENLGRNLLSSKVEFVTIPTTGDYLAPLASLFQRRRRRLAVGR